A stretch of Anabaena sp. WA102 DNA encodes these proteins:
- a CDS encoding tyrosine-type recombinase/integrase produces the protein MVKVEWAISPDTEERFSCVFDQKTCLPIEAIQRFLNYCRKRQLAPNTISTYAYRLVDFWRWLESKSLNWSEIGLNELADFVNWYLLGSQVEAISEKVREIVAKRSPRTVNQAVTAIQEFYTYHTIEGRIEEKHFTKLAHHWGRRGGFLKGIAKNNPQKSKRIKIKEPKQFSGCLLDEEIATLANACTTYRDRLIIMLLRSTGVRRGELLGLHLEDVKDLDITGRIRIVRREDNPNSAMAKGREREIPILHQRSAIQETFHAYLLEEYPHRAETLGHGMLFVNLSGKWEGQAMSLVRLNKLFDQLHKRTGIKAHPHLFRHTFATRMLQDNYLDQYVQQLLGHRSIATTKDIYSHVLDEMTLNQYLREEEEN, from the coding sequence ATGGTCAAAGTAGAATGGGCGATATCCCCTGACACAGAAGAAAGATTTAGCTGTGTCTTCGACCAAAAAACCTGCTTACCGATAGAGGCAATCCAAAGGTTTTTGAACTACTGTAGAAAACGACAATTAGCACCTAACACAATAAGTACATACGCCTATCGACTAGTAGACTTTTGGCGCTGGCTAGAATCCAAATCTCTCAATTGGTCTGAAATTGGGTTAAATGAATTAGCCGATTTTGTGAATTGGTACTTGCTAGGTAGTCAAGTAGAAGCCATCTCAGAAAAAGTCAGAGAAATAGTTGCCAAAAGAAGTCCTCGCACCGTCAATCAAGCAGTCACCGCCATCCAAGAATTCTATACCTATCACACAATTGAAGGCAGAATAGAAGAAAAACACTTCACAAAACTAGCACATCATTGGGGAAGAAGAGGAGGCTTTCTCAAAGGCATTGCCAAAAACAATCCACAAAAAAGCAAACGCATCAAAATAAAAGAACCGAAACAATTTAGTGGATGTCTACTAGACGAAGAAATTGCCACCTTAGCCAACGCCTGTACAACTTATCGAGACAGATTAATTATCATGCTGTTGCGTTCAACAGGAGTAAGAAGAGGAGAACTATTAGGATTACACCTAGAAGACGTAAAAGATTTAGATATCACTGGACGCATTCGCATTGTCCGCAGAGAAGACAACCCTAATAGTGCAATGGCAAAAGGAAGAGAAAGAGAAATCCCCATTCTACACCAACGGTCAGCCATTCAAGAGACCTTTCATGCCTACCTATTAGAAGAATATCCACATAGAGCCGAAACCTTGGGACATGGAATGTTATTCGTCAATTTATCAGGGAAATGGGAAGGACAAGCAATGTCTTTAGTTCGCCTAAATAAATTATTTGACCAACTCCACAAACGAACAGGAATTAAAGCACATCCCCACCTATTTCGCCATACCTTCGCTACCAGAATGTTGCAAGATAATTATCTTGACCAATATGTACAACAGCTTTTAGGACATCGTTCAATCGCCACAACCAAAGACATTTACAGTCATGTTCTTGATGAAATGACCCTAAACCAATACCTAAGAGAAGAAGAAGAAAACTAA
- a CDS encoding integrase, with translation MGKRKHLPISIHQTLHRNLLVNWQTDYVGEFNCPHCHRGQLSHFFSDKKTLCQIQLGCELCHTSTPLSCQIRQSPPISIHQTLHGTLQVNWQTDYAGEFICPQCNQEKITSFYNNQKAISKLRVKCQSCAKITQLTCQLPQHPNISIHQTLNGTLSVNWQTDYAGEFICPQCNQGQITNFYYSKGAVCKLKLSCDFCHQTTYLTGTVKHLPISTHLTLQGTLSVNWAEKYAGEFICPQCNQGQISKFNYTNGHSCQLRLGCNHCSQKTLLCCQVLPQIHSYRSHLVCPNPLCQQIGPNGQKGWIYESFQANSRQSNCRCYFCHINFNPHATSYNSWVGCQQQETLLNFCFDDDVWDFRHFVKNSPLKILNFKSIKPEWFRVKVKEYLYSLLKSGKYSAIATPINSLVALRQFGQILQQNHIQNLSEIRRELIFKFLDLNQTNCNRTIREKLYILKDFCDFLGLESQNLVRQRDIPKQTVQDVDWLDEITRQQIKQHLDQIPAPLARHYLIQEYTAARPADICQMTFDCLVEENGQWYIKFYQHKVERWHRLPASREIRQIIEQQQQWMRKTLGKDYPYLFCHFRSIKQSSYPSFPSLKPMPKPPHVTAAQNPMVRLIRLLIEREDIRDSNGIRPYFTGKITRSSRLQEVRAKHGMEAAQLYADHLNSETTFQHYAPPTKEQVAAVDLPFQKLLLNSQNRFLPWQSLPESLLKNPQAHELDLEISPRLTVYGYCTLDPKTNCIYNLYPKCYGCSSFRPSTSKLPLYERQYAGEHKRMESAKQAGAALAYEESQATLEAMDKWLSDLRKVANDEATIT, from the coding sequence ATGGGTAAACGCAAGCATTTACCAATTTCAATCCACCAAACCCTTCACAGAAATTTATTAGTCAATTGGCAGACAGATTATGTTGGCGAATTTAATTGTCCCCATTGTCATCGCGGACAGTTAAGCCATTTCTTTTCCGACAAAAAAACACTTTGTCAAATTCAATTAGGCTGTGAACTCTGCCACACATCCACTCCCCTTTCCTGTCAAATTAGACAGTCTCCACCCATATCAATTCATCAAACTCTTCACGGAACTTTACAAGTCAATTGGCAGACAGATTATGCTGGCGAATTTATTTGTCCTCAATGTAATCAAGAAAAAATCACCAGCTTTTATAACAATCAAAAAGCCATTTCTAAACTGAGAGTCAAATGTCAATCATGCGCTAAAATAACCCAACTAACTTGTCAACTTCCTCAACATCCAAATATCTCAATACACCAAACCCTTAACGGAACTTTATCAGTTAATTGGCAGACAGATTATGCTGGAGAATTTATCTGTCCTCAATGTAATCAAGGTCAAATCACCAACTTTTATTACTCGAAAGGGGCTGTTTGCAAACTAAAATTGTCATGTGATTTTTGTCATCAGACAACTTACCTAACTGGTACAGTTAAACACTTACCCATTTCCACTCATCTAACTCTTCAAGGAACTCTATCAGTAAATTGGGCAGAAAAGTATGCTGGAGAATTTATCTGTCCTCAGTGTAATCAAGGTCAAATCAGCAAATTTAATTATACTAATGGACATAGTTGTCAACTCAGGCTAGGATGTAATCATTGTTCCCAAAAGACCCTCCTTTGTTGTCAAGTTCTACCTCAGATTCATAGTTATCGTTCCCATTTAGTTTGTCCTAATCCCCTCTGCCAGCAAATAGGACCAAATGGACAGAAAGGGTGGATTTATGAAAGCTTTCAAGCCAACAGCAGACAGAGTAATTGTCGCTGTTACTTCTGCCACATTAACTTTAATCCTCACGCCACAAGTTATAATAGTTGGGTTGGGTGTCAACAACAAGAAACCTTATTGAACTTCTGTTTTGATGATGATGTTTGGGATTTTCGTCATTTTGTCAAAAACTCACCCTTGAAAATCCTCAACTTTAAGTCAATTAAACCAGAATGGTTTCGTGTCAAAGTCAAGGAATATCTATATTCCTTACTCAAATCAGGTAAGTATTCTGCCATTGCCACACCGATAAATTCTCTAGTAGCTTTGCGTCAGTTCGGTCAAATTTTGCAGCAGAATCATATCCAAAATCTCTCTGAAATTCGCCGAGAACTAATCTTTAAGTTTCTCGACCTCAACCAAACAAATTGTAATCGGACTATTAGAGAAAAGCTATATATCCTCAAAGATTTTTGTGATTTTTTAGGATTAGAATCCCAAAACTTAGTTCGTCAGCGAGATATTCCTAAACAAACAGTTCAGGACGTGGATTGGTTGGATGAAATCACCCGTCAACAGATTAAACAGCATCTCGACCAAATTCCTGCTCCTCTTGCTCGTCATTATTTAATCCAAGAATATACAGCTGCTCGTCCCGCAGATATTTGTCAGATGACTTTTGATTGTTTAGTTGAAGAAAATGGTCAATGGTATATCAAGTTTTATCAGCATAAGGTAGAACGATGGCACAGACTCCCTGCCTCTCGTGAAATTAGACAAATCATTGAACAACAACAGCAATGGATGAGAAAAACCTTGGGCAAGGATTACCCCTATCTGTTTTGTCATTTTAGAAGTATTAAACAGAGTTCTTACCCATCTTTTCCTAGTCTTAAACCAATGCCCAAACCCCCTCATGTAACAGCAGCGCAAAACCCAATGGTTCGCCTGATTCGTCTGTTAATAGAGCGCGAAGACATTCGGGATAGCAATGGTATTAGACCCTACTTTACAGGTAAGATTACCCGTTCTAGTCGCCTCCAGGAAGTGAGGGCTAAACATGGAATGGAAGCTGCTCAACTCTATGCTGACCACCTCAATAGTGAAACCACATTTCAACACTATGCGCCTCCTACTAAGGAGCAAGTAGCGGCAGTAGATTTACCTTTTCAGAAACTACTACTCAATTCCCAAAACCGCTTTCTCCCTTGGCAAAGTTTACCTGAAAGCCTTCTTAAAAACCCTCAAGCCCACGAACTTGACCTGGAAATTTCACCGCGTCTGACGGTCTATGGTTATTGCACCCTTGACCCTAAAACCAACTGTATCTACAACCTCTATCCCAAATGTTACGGCTGTAGTAGTTTCCGCCCCAGTACCAGCAAATTACCTCTTTATGAACGGCAATATGCTGGAGAACACAAACGCATGGAGTCAGCTAAACAAGCCGGGGCTGCCCTAGCCTATGAAGAATCTCAGGCTACCCTAGAAGCAATGGATAAATGGCTATCAGATTTGAGGAAAGTTGCTAATGACGAAGCAACCATTACGTGA
- a CDS encoding tyrosine-type recombinase/integrase produces the protein MAPAFAPKTLQERIKNSELGKEWMNDPLMNQDIWSLIELGYSQEECRINGHYHLYFHKISLPWLKQLTQLTIRASIRERYSLGRIIQRLGCLNHLAHFLYNNGYTQPQFLTESILHQFISEINSNNRQNTINYALNLWREEKWLEIAFTPIRISQKTPTIETIPEEVLYQIYEKLDLFPPTIERLFRLQLALGCRIGEILTMPRHSLKQESEKWFLLRWFEKLKHWRFVQIHPQVAELVQEQQRFLDTQFGRDSEFDKLFCNVYSPQKSIPWADRESETTLCYQPQTITRLKISNWLTKFREVANLKDKYGNRFKLTSHMFRRTKASIMAHCEVEDEYIAAVLGHGSLDMLPHYRQRSLTRLEKEANLKGYVDMYGQITAFKPRKTRYEKLANLLKVSTPLGECHRPTMLGDCQHRYACLSCSHHRVTLEDKSQLEADLNRLQQDLIQAENNGQARRVTEINNLLVFIKNRFQGLSELQHIQHQKNHG, from the coding sequence ATGGCACCAGCATTTGCTCCAAAGACATTACAAGAGCGAATTAAAAACTCCGAACTAGGAAAAGAGTGGATGAATGACCCACTCATGAATCAAGATATTTGGTCACTAATAGAATTGGGTTATAGTCAAGAAGAATGCCGAATTAATGGACATTATCATCTCTACTTCCACAAAATTTCACTGCCTTGGTTAAAACAACTGACTCAACTAACAATTAGAGCCAGCATTCGAGAGAGATATTCCCTGGGTCGTATTATTCAACGACTAGGTTGTTTAAACCACTTAGCGCATTTTTTATATAACAATGGATATACCCAGCCCCAATTTTTAACAGAATCAATCCTCCATCAATTTATCAGCGAAATTAACAGTAATAATCGTCAGAATACAATTAACTATGCTCTCAATCTGTGGCGAGAAGAAAAGTGGCTAGAAATCGCCTTCACCCCCATCAGAATTTCCCAAAAAACACCCACAATCGAGACAATACCAGAAGAAGTTCTTTACCAAATCTACGAAAAACTTGACTTATTCCCCCCGACAATTGAAAGACTTTTTCGGTTACAATTAGCATTAGGTTGCCGCATTGGAGAAATTCTCACCATGCCACGCCATAGCCTCAAACAAGAAAGCGAAAAATGGTTTTTACTACGTTGGTTTGAAAAACTCAAACACTGGCGGTTTGTTCAGATTCATCCTCAAGTAGCTGAATTAGTTCAAGAACAGCAGAGATTTCTGGATACCCAATTTGGTAGAGATAGTGAATTCGATAAACTATTTTGTAACGTTTATAGTCCCCAAAAAAGTATTCCTTGGGCTGATAGAGAATCTGAAACAACACTGTGCTATCAACCCCAAACAATTACCAGATTAAAAATTAGTAACTGGCTAACTAAATTTCGAGAAGTAGCAAACTTAAAAGATAAATATGGCAACAGATTTAAACTCACTAGCCATATGTTTCGCCGCACCAAAGCCAGCATTATGGCTCATTGTGAAGTAGAAGATGAATATATCGCCGCCGTACTAGGTCACGGTTCCTTAGATATGCTACCTCATTATCGCCAGCGTTCACTAACCAGATTAGAAAAAGAAGCTAATCTCAAAGGTTATGTAGATATGTATGGTCAAATTACAGCTTTTAAACCCAGAAAAACCAGGTATGAAAAATTAGCAAATCTCCTCAAAGTTAGTACCCCTCTAGGAGAATGTCATCGTCCCACCATGTTAGGAGATTGTCAACATCGCTATGCCTGTCTTAGTTGTTCTCATCATCGCGTAACCCTCGAAGATAAATCCCAATTAGAGGCTGACTTAAACCGCTTACAGCAAGACCTGATTCAAGCTGAAAACAACGGACAAGCAAGACGAGTAACAGAGATTAATAACTTATTAGTTTTCATCAAAAATCGTTTTCAGGGCTTGTCAGAATTACAACATATTCAACACCAGAAAAATCATGGGTAA
- a CDS encoding HNH endonuclease: MVYPKHWKQLAKSIKEKSGWRCQKCDRSLPPDKNPQRRTHLQVHHWNRNPSDNRLENLIALCPKLCRIHVVETLM, translated from the coding sequence ATGGTATATCCAAAACATTGGAAACAATTAGCTAAATCCATCAAGGAAAAATCAGGTTGGCGTTGTCAAAAATGCGATCGCTCTCTACCCCCTGATAAAAACCCCCAACGTCGTACCCACCTACAAGTTCATCATTGGAATAGAAACCCATCAGACAATAGACTCGAAAATCTAATAGCTTTATGTCCAAAATTATGTAGAATCCACGTCGTAGAAACCTTGATGTGA
- a CDS encoding ParA family protein — protein sequence MTKIIAIFNQAGGVMKTSLTMNLGYHLAQKHKVLLVDTDPQASLTTFMGLEPHELEEIVADSLLTPETKLPIHHNLHGMDLAPANITLSAVELQLSAVMARELRLKQALEPILNNYDFILIDCPPSLGILSILGLCAATHVLVPVQTHYKAFKGTELLLDSIKQVKKHINPKLAIAGFVPTLYVNANQDKVILEALEQQLSPLAKVYPKIPRATAFADAVMNSQPLAVYDPKHPAIAVLKKIALGMEKL from the coding sequence GTGACTAAAATTATTGCTATTTTCAATCAAGCTGGTGGAGTGATGAAAACCAGTCTGACGATGAACCTGGGATACCATCTGGCACAAAAGCATAAAGTTTTACTGGTAGATACTGACCCCCAGGCATCCCTGACAACTTTTATGGGACTTGAACCCCATGAACTTGAAGAAATCGTTGCTGACTCACTACTCACACCAGAGACTAAATTACCAATTCACCACAATTTACACGGTATGGATTTAGCCCCGGCTAATATTACCCTCAGTGCGGTAGAATTACAACTCTCTGCGGTTATGGCCAGGGAACTACGACTCAAACAAGCTTTAGAACCCATTTTAAATAACTACGATTTCATTTTGATTGATTGTCCTCCCTCTTTAGGTATCCTCAGTATTCTCGGACTCTGTGCTGCTACTCATGTTTTAGTGCCAGTTCAGACTCATTACAAAGCATTCAAGGGAACGGAGTTATTATTGGATAGCATCAAACAGGTGAAGAAACATATCAATCCGAAATTAGCGATCGCCGGATTTGTGCCAACCTTGTACGTAAACGCCAACCAAGACAAAGTGATTTTGGAGGCTTTGGAACAGCAGTTATCACCACTAGCTAAAGTTTATCCGAAGATACCCCGTGCCACAGCTTTTGCGGATGCAGTGATGAATAGTCAACCCTTAGCTGTATATGACCCCAAACATCCAGCGATCGCAGTTCTGAAAAAGATAGCATTGGGGATGGAGAAACTGTAA
- a CDS encoding ParB/RepB/Spo0J family partition protein produces the protein MVKKPLELPKMRGVEDLLSMDVESESPTATVNIDKIRLPAQQPRRYFDPEKLSQLVQSVKEHGILQPLLVRAVNGEYELVAGERRLRAAKEAGLTEVPIITKELSDHQTLQIALLENLQREDLNPIEETEGILELLCMELDVNSGEVVSILNQAANAKKRGLDLTENVSRQLEIIESVLSGVGRFSAESFRTSRLPLLNLPDDVLEILRQGKIEYTKARAIAKLKDDGERRELLDKVINENLSLSEIKQLVKELTPGKITAKETLNAKYSEIGKRLKNAQVWEDVKKTKKLEKLLSDLEQLLE, from the coding sequence ATGGTCAAGAAACCTTTAGAACTCCCAAAAATGCGTGGTGTGGAAGATTTGTTGAGTATGGATGTGGAATCAGAATCACCAACTGCCACCGTTAATATTGATAAAATTCGTTTACCTGCTCAACAACCCCGACGGTATTTTGACCCGGAAAAACTCAGTCAATTGGTGCAGTCAGTTAAAGAACACGGGATTTTACAACCTTTATTAGTGCGTGCTGTTAATGGTGAATATGAGTTAGTCGCTGGTGAACGCCGACTCCGGGCGGCCAAAGAAGCGGGGTTAACGGAAGTACCGATTATCACCAAAGAATTATCTGACCATCAAACCCTGCAAATCGCTTTACTGGAAAACCTGCAACGGGAAGATTTAAACCCCATTGAAGAAACCGAGGGGATTTTAGAACTACTCTGTATGGAACTTGATGTAAATTCAGGTGAAGTTGTATCAATTCTTAACCAAGCAGCCAACGCCAAAAAACGGGGATTAGACCTGACGGAAAACGTTTCCCGTCAACTGGAAATTATTGAATCAGTGTTGTCGGGTGTTGGTAGATTCAGTGCTGAAAGTTTTCGGACCAGTCGTTTACCATTATTGAATTTACCCGATGATGTATTGGAAATATTGCGGCAGGGGAAAATAGAATACACCAAAGCTAGGGCGATCGCTAAACTCAAAGATGACGGTGAACGTAGGGAACTACTGGATAAAGTTATTAATGAAAATCTATCTTTAAGTGAGATTAAGCAGTTAGTAAAGGAATTAACCCCAGGGAAAATCACAGCCAAAGAAACATTGAATGCTAAATATTCCGAGATTGGTAAACGGTTGAAGAATGCTCAGGTGTGGGAAGATGTGAAAAAAACCAAAAAGCTAGAGAAATTGTTGAGTGATTTAGAACAATTGTTGGAATAG
- a CDS encoding DUF6262 family protein, translating to MTKQPLREKQTAILRAAQQQRKELKREQVFRAIEEIQKSGKPLTFPNIAQVAGCSISYLYKWTELTEYIHDLQSQKTQQLNSLAEKQPGPHSLKTLSEVFKQRIRELEAENRELKRQNQNLRGHVAEIFELKSECERLRTQIKQLTIPESSPKVVSFNSVAQKSDHGELQNPSLEITHLITEMGIKIGVRLKQEIAKHEPEKVKLAISAFKQYRSHNHIESPGACLLAMIRDEAEPNVSQTAMTPEEDEFECWYRQAIESGFCQDVPKKYLPIQQGEIMVRVCNDKCLSGYELQKWRIAKSKMEDNEDSSIS from the coding sequence ATGACGAAGCAACCATTACGTGAAAAACAGACTGCTATCCTGCGGGCAGCCCAACAACAGCGAAAAGAACTCAAACGTGAACAAGTATTTCGTGCTATTGAAGAGATTCAAAAAAGTGGTAAACCTTTGACTTTTCCTAACATTGCTCAAGTTGCTGGCTGTTCCATTTCTTACCTCTACAAATGGACAGAATTAACGGAATACATTCATGATTTACAGTCGCAAAAAACACAGCAACTCAACTCATTGGCGGAAAAACAACCTGGACCTCATAGTCTAAAAACCCTTTCTGAAGTATTCAAGCAACGAATTCGAGAATTGGAGGCTGAAAATAGAGAATTAAAGCGACAGAATCAGAATTTGAGAGGTCATGTTGCTGAAATTTTTGAGTTGAAGTCGGAATGTGAACGCTTACGAACACAAATTAAGCAGTTGACTATACCTGAATCATCCCCAAAAGTTGTTTCTTTCAACTCGGTTGCCCAAAAGTCAGATCATGGTGAACTCCAGAATCCATCTTTAGAGATTACTCATTTAATTACCGAAATGGGCATTAAAATCGGCGTTAGATTAAAACAGGAAATAGCTAAACATGAGCCAGAGAAAGTGAAATTGGCAATATCCGCTTTCAAACAGTATAGAAGCCATAATCACATTGAGAGTCCTGGTGCTTGCTTGTTGGCAATGATTCGTGATGAAGCTGAACCTAATGTTTCTCAAACAGCGATGACTCCTGAAGAAGATGAGTTTGAATGTTGGTATCGTCAGGCTATTGAGAGTGGTTTCTGTCAAGATGTTCCGAAAAAATATTTACCCATACAACAAGGAGAAATTATGGTTCGAGTCTGCAATGATAAATGTTTATCAGGCTATGAATTACAAAAGTGGCGAATAGCTAAATCGAAAATGGAAGATAATGAGGATTCATCAATTTCTTGA
- a CDS encoding nucleotidyl transferase AbiEii/AbiGii toxin family protein: MLIKPQIQTPEKLLFLEKLCWQREDIENLTPLEMLRIYERGWHYRGVLGDLSHTEALFVQQLAQYYHSWLGAKMFEREFHQKILIVLNQLNANFLLECGAYFGGGTLVSLNHGEYRLSKDIDFLCSTGTGYRLLRQKIAENQYHALFNTQNNLNLPGEIKADQYGVRFAIVVDETLIKFEIIMEGRIELGEADYPSWSPVPCLNQIDSFAEKLLANSDRWNDSSVESRDLIDLAMQRLNSPIPQAAIEKAESAYPVIEPLKKAISCYAFAFFA, from the coding sequence ATGTTAATTAAACCTCAAATTCAAACTCCAGAAAAATTACTGTTTTTAGAAAAATTATGTTGGCAAAGAGAAGATATAGAAAATCTTACTCCTTTAGAAATGCTGAGAATATATGAACGAGGGTGGCATTACCGGGGAGTTTTAGGCGACTTGAGCCATACAGAAGCCTTATTTGTGCAACAATTAGCTCAATATTATCATTCATGGTTAGGAGCAAAAATGTTTGAAAGGGAATTTCATCAAAAAATTTTAATTGTTCTTAATCAATTAAATGCTAATTTTTTATTAGAGTGTGGCGCGTATTTTGGCGGTGGGACTCTGGTTAGTTTAAATCATGGGGAATATAGATTAAGCAAGGATATAGATTTTCTCTGTTCCACTGGTACTGGCTACCGATTACTGCGCCAAAAAATAGCTGAAAATCAATATCATGCCCTTTTCAACACTCAAAATAATCTCAACCTCCCCGGAGAAATTAAAGCTGACCAGTATGGAGTAAGATTTGCCATTGTAGTTGATGAAACTCTGATTAAATTTGAGATAATTATGGAAGGACGGATTGAATTGGGAGAGGCAGATTATCCCAGTTGGTCGCCTGTCCCATGCTTAAATCAAATTGACAGTTTTGCGGAAAAACTTTTAGCTAATTCTGACAGATGGAATGATTCCTCGGTAGAGTCGAGAGATTTAATTGATTTGGCGATGCAAAGGCTCAATTCTCCCATTCCTCAAGCAGCTATTGAGAAGGCAGAATCAGCTTATCCTGTAATTGAACCTTTAAAAAAAGCGATAAGCTGTTACGCATTTGCTTTTTTTGCCTAA
- a CDS encoding tyrosine-type recombinase/integrase, translating to MADSTDIGEINSVSLSLTAPVPLTEHPAAVYLASLGAGSRRTMEQALNAIAKILTGNICDALTLDWSKLRYKHTAAVRVILMEKYAPATANKMLSALRRVLKETVRLELMDANDFARAVDIPCIKSGRELKGRCLSEGEIDALMQVCFADPTPIGYRDAALIAILRGAGLRRGEVVNLNLSDFKAGSLKILSGKGSKDRTVYLPDGAVTVVKDWLKVRGPEAGALFCHINKAGVVTLRQLSSQAVLLILEKRGKEAGVSEFSPHDFRRTFISDLLDSGVDIVTVQKLVGHATTDQTARYDRRGEETKRQAVQFISVPRRK from the coding sequence ATGGCTGACTCTACCGATATCGGTGAAATAAATTCTGTCTCTTTATCCTTGACTGCTCCTGTACCCCTAACTGAACACCCCGCCGCTGTTTACCTTGCTTCTTTGGGTGCGGGTTCTCGGCGGACTATGGAACAAGCCCTGAATGCGATCGCCAAAATCCTCACGGGTAATATTTGCGATGCGCTGACTCTGGACTGGTCTAAACTCCGCTACAAACACACCGCTGCTGTGAGGGTGATTTTGATGGAAAAATATGCCCCGGCAACTGCCAACAAAATGCTTAGTGCTTTACGTCGGGTACTCAAAGAAACTGTGCGTTTGGAACTGATGGATGCCAACGATTTCGCTAGGGCTGTTGATATTCCCTGTATTAAATCTGGGAGGGAACTCAAGGGTCGGTGTCTATCAGAGGGTGAAATTGATGCCCTAATGCAAGTATGTTTTGCTGATCCAACTCCCATTGGTTATAGAGATGCGGCATTAATAGCAATTCTTAGAGGTGCAGGTTTACGTCGGGGGGAAGTTGTGAATTTAAACTTGAGTGATTTTAAGGCTGGTAGTCTCAAAATCCTCAGTGGTAAGGGTAGTAAAGACCGCACTGTTTATTTACCAGATGGGGCGGTGACGGTGGTGAAAGATTGGTTAAAAGTGAGGGGACCAGAAGCGGGGGCATTATTTTGTCATATTAATAAGGCAGGTGTGGTTACTCTACGACAACTTTCTTCTCAGGCAGTATTATTGATTTTGGAGAAAAGAGGTAAAGAAGCTGGGGTTAGTGAATTTTCACCCCATGATTTCCGCAGAACTTTTATTTCTGATTTATTAGATTCTGGTGTTGATATTGTGACTGTACAGAAATTAGTAGGTCATGCCACCACTGACCAAACTGCTAGATATGACCGTCGGGGTGAAGAAACCAAACGACAAGCGGTACAATTTATTAGTGTTCCTAGACGGAAGTGA
- a CDS encoding ribbon-helix-helix domain-containing protein — MATKKPKVSIYLPPELKTQLEDWAEEENRSVSNLVETVLKDAISNRQQQKQKAS; from the coding sequence GTGGCTACTAAAAAACCTAAAGTGAGCATTTATTTACCACCGGAACTAAAAACACAGTTAGAAGATTGGGCTGAGGAAGAAAACAGGAGCGTTAGCAATCTTGTAGAAACCGTCCTCAAGGACGCAATCTCTAACAGACAACAGCAAAAACAAAAGGCAAGTTAG
- a CDS encoding WGR domain-containing protein, whose translation MTVKIAYQLDKWLQSKWQRGTRFYTLTLCQNIFGEWMITKTWGSAVHRGFGKSKDLDCPNYQAALITYYKLQERREKRGYKIVDSDSRN comes from the coding sequence ATGACAGTAAAAATTGCCTATCAACTTGACAAATGGCTACAATCGAAGTGGCAAAGAGGTACACGATTCTACACCTTAACCCTTTGCCAAAACATATTTGGAGAATGGATGATCACCAAAACTTGGGGCAGTGCTGTCCATCGAGGATTTGGCAAATCAAAAGATTTAGATTGCCCTAATTATCAAGCCGCTTTAATAACTTATTACAAGCTGCAAGAACGAAGAGAAAAGCGCGGATATAAAATAGTTGACTCTGATTCAAGAAATTGA